Within Amedibacterium intestinale, the genomic segment CAGCTATGGATCCTTTTAAGTTAATGGAACACATTGAAAGTGAACTTGGTATTTCTACATATGCAATGAACTGGCCAATTGGATCAGGGAAAGAATTTAAAGGTGTATACGAACGTGATAATAAACGTATTATAGCTTTTCATGGTGGAGATCATGGTATGAAAGCTGCAGAAGTTACAGAAGGCAGCTTACAGGATGATACATTCCGTTCTATTTTAGGCGATCATTTCTTTGAACAATTAAAAGAAGATAGCGAATTATTAGATATCGCCAGTACAGAGTTTGATCAGGAATTAATTAGCAAGGGAGAATTAACTCCTGTATTCTTTGGCAGCGCTTTAACGAATTTTGGTGTTGAGCCATTTTTATCACATTTCCTTGATATGACAACAAGTCCTCTTCCTAGAGAATCATCAAACGGGTTTATTGATCCATTGGATGAGCATTTTTCAGCGTTTGTATTTAAAATTCAGGCAAATATGAATAAGGCACATCGTGATCGTATTGCCTTCATGCGTATCTGCAGTGGAAAATTTGAAAAAGGAATGGAAGTTACTCATATTCAAGAAAATAAGAAAATCCGTTTATCTCAGCCGCAGCAATTTATGGCACAGGATAGAGAAATTGTAGAAGAAGCTTATGCGGGAGATGTTATCGGTGTATTTGATCCAGGTATTTTTTCGATTGGAGATACTTTGTGTGATCCGTCAATGAAATTTACATTTAAGAAAATACCTACTTTTGCCCCAGAACATTTTGCTCGTGTTACGCAGAAAGATACAATGAAACGTAAGCAGTTTACGAAAGGAATTAACCAGATTGCCCAGGAAGGGGCAATTCAGGTATTCCAGCAAATTGATGCCGGTATGGAAGAAATTATTGTTGGTGGTGTTGGTGTACTTCAGTTTGATGTTTTAGAACAGCGATTAAAAAGTGAATACAATGTAGAAATTAAACTGGAAATTCTACCTTATCAGTGTGTAAGATGGATTGATGATCAAACGATTGATCCACATACTTTAAATTTAACATCTGATTCTAAACGTGTAAAAGATTTAAAAGGTAGAAACCTAATTATCTTTATGAATAACTGGGGTATCAAGTGGGCACTTGATCAGAATAAAAATCTTTCTCTTAGTGAATTTGGTAATATGGATGAATAAAGCATGAGATTGTCTTATGCTTTTTTTCTTGCATATTTTTCATCTTTCTTTCATACAGTTAGAATGACTAAGGGAGGATAAAAGATGGATACCACAGAAATACTAAAAAATATTGCACAAAGATGCGGTGGTGATATATACCTTGGAGTTGTAGGGCCTGTACGTGTTGGAAAATCTACGTTTATACGTGAATTTATGGAAAAAGCAGTGATTCCTTATGTAAATGATGAATATGAAAAAGCACGTATGATTGATGAATTACCACAGGCTGGTATGGGTAAAACGATTATGACAACAGAGCCAAAGTTTGTGCCCAATACAGCTGCATCGATTACTTTTGATGATGGATTTCATGTTAATGTAAGACTGGTTGACTGTGTAGGTTATGTCATTCCAGAAGCAAAAGGCTATAAGGATGAGGATGGTGTGCGTATGGTGCGTACGCCATGGAGTGAAGAACCTATACCATTTCATGAAGCTGCAAAAACAGGAACACAAAAGGTTATTCAGGATCACTCTACAATTGGAATCGTGGTGACAACCGATGGAAGTATCTCTGATTTAAGCAGAGAAGCGTATATTGAAGCAGAAGCAGAAGTCATTGATGAATTAAAATCCATTGGCAAACCATTCATTGTTATTGTAAATAGCAAGGATATACATTCACCAACTTGTACAAGTGTAGTATCGAAATTAAAAGATAAATACGATGTGCCAGTTTTAGCCGTAGCCGTTAACCATATGAGCGAACAGGATATACATGATATTTTAAGAGAGGCATTATATGAATTCCCAGTTTCTGAAATTAATATTAATATGCCTAAGTGGGTTGCGGTTTTAAGTGATGAGCACTGGCTGAAGAAGAGTTTTCAGGAATCAATTGAACAAAGTATGTCAAGTGTAGAAAGATTAAGGGAAGTAGAAGCAATTAGTGATGTGTTAAATGAAAATGAATATATTGAAAGCAGCAATTTATCTACAATCGATACAGGGCAGGGAATTGTTCATGTTGATATTACGGTACGGGCAGGACTTTATAATGAAGTATTAAAAGAAATCATCGGTAAAGATATTAAAGATAAAGCTGAATTGATGGAGCTAATGCAGGAATACAGTAAAGCGAAAAAAGAGTATGATACGATTAGTTCTGCCTTGCAGATGGTAAAACAGACGGGATATGGTTTTGCCAGCGCATCATTACAAGATATTCAATTAAGCAAACCGGAAATTATTAAACAGGGAAGCAGGTATGGAGTAAAGTTAAAGGCTATTGCGCCTAGCATTCACATGATCAAAGTTGATGTGGAAAGCAGTTTTGAACCGATTATTGGTTCAAAGCAGCAAAGTGAAGAGTTAGTAAAATATTTGCTTCGAGACGATGGCACAAATGATGACTCTATCTGGGATAGTGATATCTTTGGAAGAAAATTATCAGATTTAATTAGAGATGGATTAAATGCGAAACTTTCAATGATTCCAGAAGCTGCGCGTGTTCGTTTACAGGATATTCTTACAAAACTTGTGAATAAAGGAAAAGGAAATGTAATCGCTATTGTATTATAAAATCTCATAGTTTTTATAGGCTTCTATTGAAAAACAAGCCTACCAATGGTATGATAGTAGCAGCATACATTGGAGGTAATGAACATGAGTGAAATTTTAAATAAAAAAACATTAGTGGAAGTCGTTGCGGAAAGCTGTGAAATCACTAAGAAAAACGCTACTGTTGCAGTAGATACAGTATTTGAAGAAATTACAAAAACACTAGCTGAAGGTGGAAAAGTGGATATTGCTGGTTTTGGAAAATTTGAAATCAGTGAACGTCCAGAACGTATGGGAATTAACCCTGCAACAAAAGAACCTTTAAAAATTGCAGCTTCTAAAACTCCAAAATTTAAAGCTGCGAAAGCTTTAAAAGAAGCAGTAAAATAATGTAGAAGAAAAGAGTACTGCAAAGTATTCTTTTTTTCTCATGGTATAATAATAGCATATTGTATCATAATACAAACAAGGAAAGGAAGTATGTAACTTATGCCAATATATTATTATCCTTCGTTTTCATCACAATATCTTCTGTATTTATTAGGTATTCTTATTGTATTATATGCACAGGGACGAGTAAGTTCTGCGTATAATAAATATAAGCAAATACCTAATAAAAAGGGAATACGTGGGGTAGATGCGGCACGCATTATATTAGATAGAAATGGTTTACAGGATGTACGTATCGAACCAGCGAAAGGCGGAACATTAAGTGATCATTATGATCCTGTGCATCGCGTAGTTCGCTTATCATCTGATATTTACTATAATGCAAGTATTGCATCTGTCAGCGTTGCTGCACATGAATGTGGACATGCGATACAGCATAAAGTAGGGTATGCAGCTTTATCCTGGAGATCAAAACTATTACCAGTAGCAAACATTTGTTCGCAGTTAGGCTGGATCACGCTGATTCTTGGATTGTTTCTTTTTTCCAGTTTTTCATCATTGGTTTATCTTGGAATTGGGATGATTTTAGTAGTCTTTTTATTCCAGGTTGTAACATTACCGGTAGAATTTAATGCATCTACTCGAGCAATTGCACAGATATCTGAATTGCAGTTAATGCAGGATGATGAAAGACCTATGGTAAGAAGTATGTTAAAGGCTGCAGCATTTACATATGTAGCATCTGTTTTATCAACATTACTACAAATTTTTAGAATTCTAATAATGGTATTAGGCAGAAGAAATAACGACTAATAAAAAAGTGCGAAAGATGTGAAGTGAACCCAATTTGTTGGACACTTAATTAAATTTGTTTTTAAGCAGTTATTAAGGATTGATTCCTGTATTGGACAGGAGTTAGTCCTTTTAATTTTGCTGTTATTCTTTGTTTATTATAATAATCAATATATTCTTCCATCGCAACCTTTAAATCATCTAATGTTTTAAAACTATATTCATACCCATAAAACATTTCATTCTTCATCCTTCCAAAAAAATTCTCCATTGGTGAATTATCTAAACAGTTCCCTTTCCTTGACATCGATTGTTGAATTCTTTTTTCTTCAAGCATTTCATGATATGACTGCATCTGATATTGCCAGCCCTGATCGCTATGAAATTTCAATCCTTCTAAATTGTCATATTTATCAAATGCTTGTTTAAGCATATCTTTTATTTGTTCAAAATTTGGACTTTTTGATATATTGAATGATACTATTTCTCGATTATGCAAATCTAATATCGGTGATAGATAAAGCTTGCCTGCTGCTATATGAAACTCTGATATATCTGTAGACCATATTTCATTGCATCTTGTTGTATTGAAGTTTCTATCATAATATGTTTTATGTTTTTCTTCGTCTACTACTTTACTAAGTAATAAATTTTTTGTTGTACCATTCATATCGCCTTTATATGATTTATATCTTGCTTTTGGTGTTTGTCCATATAATCCCATTATAGACATTAATCGTTTGACTTTCTTATGATTGATCGTATAACCCATATTTCTTAGCTCCAAAGTTATTCTACGATACCCATATCGTTCCTTATGTGTATAAAAGATATGGATGATAATATTCATTATTTCATCATTTTTCATATCTTTGTTAGTCTTTGATAATGTGTAGTAATAAGTTGAACGTTTTAATCCTGATATTTTAAGAAGAATCTTTAATGAATATTTAAGCTGCAGTTCACAAACAATCGTTACTTTTTCTTCGATTGTTGATTTTTCCTTTTCTGAACTGCAGCACGCAGCTTTTTTAAGTATTCATTCTCTGCTTCTAGATACTGATTTTTATTTTCAAGATATTTTATTTTTTCTTCAGGTGACATATCTTCATATTTTTTATTGAATTGATTTTCTTTGTTCATAGTAGATGGTCTTCCTTTCTTTTTTTCTACTATAACATATCCATTCTCTTTGTACGAGTTAATCCAGTTATTTAATAATCCATCACTAGTCAAACCAAATTCAATAGCTGTACTCGTTGATGATTGACCGTCAATAAGGACTTTATTAATAATTTCTAATTTTAATTCTGGTGAATAATAATTATTTTTGTTAGATCTTAAAATATCAAATCCATGTCTATCTATTAATCTAACTAAATAATTAATCTTACTAGATTTTATTTGATATTTTTTAGATAAAGACGATACAGTTTCTCCTTGTTTTCGTTTTTTATATAATTCTATTTTTTGTTCTCTTGTCAGTTTTGCCATAATAAAAATGAACCTCCATTATTTGGTGTCCAAATAACGGGGTTCATTTCAATGTCGCACTTTTTTATGTTTAAAAGAATAAATTCAAAAAACTTCAGTTTATTAAAATAGATAGTGAAAAATAATTGGAATAAACACAACTAAAATTGTTCCTATAATAAAAACAAACAGGACTTTTTTAAGACTATGTTTTTGCTCTTTGTTCATATCGTTATAACTTAACATGGTAAAAACCTCCTGTATACGTAAAATTATTTTGATTTATACTTTTCTAAAGTACAACATATGGCAATAATATATTGGAGTCTTATTAAACAATCTACTTCGCATAATATATATTATGTAATTTATAAGGCATTTTAAAAGCAGCTTTTTAGGCTGCTGATTTCTTAATTACTTGTATAGCAATACATCCAGGTCCACCTTGTGCAATAAAAGCAGGTGTTAACGGATATATTTCTATTTCTGTATTTGGAAATTCTTCTTTCATATGTGATGCTACTTTTTTGGCAAGTTCTTCATTTTCTGCATGAGTAATTGTCATATAAAATGATTCGTCTACCTGCATGTCATGAAAACATTTGTCAATTTCAATAATAGCTTTGGATAATGTTCGTTTTACCGTATATTTTTCTAATTTGCTTTTATCATCCGTTAAGGTCATTACTGGAACGATTTTTAACAAACCACCAATCGTTGCGGCAATTGGTGTCAATCTGCCGCCACGCTTTAAAAACGCAAAATCACTTGGAATCAAGAATGATTTTTCATGCTGCTGCAGTGTTTTCAGCTCCTGTATGATTTGTTTTGCTGTAAAGCCTTTGGAAGCTAAGTCAACAGCTTTTAAAACAAGATATCGATGAGGTCCACATAATGTTTTTGAATTGAAAACATGAATATTGTCATTATGAGGACAATCATCTTTTGCTGTACAGGCACTGTGATAAGTACCGCTTAAGCCATCAGCTATTGTAATATCGATGATTTCATCATCTTTTGCAAGTGTTTCATATAGGTGCATTTTTTCACCGATAGAAGGTTGTGAAGTTGTTGGCATAAATCCTTCATTTATTAGTTTTATAAACTCTTCTGCAGTGATTTCTTCCAGTTCTCTATAGCTTTTACCATTGATTGTTACACTCAAAGGGGAAATTGTAATACCATGCTCTTTTCCCTCTTTTACATTTAACATGGTAGAAGAATCAGAAATAATTCTTACCATAAATAATTCCTCCTTGTCTTTGTCATATTTAGAATACCATGGAGTATGAATAAAGTAAAGACATTTAGTATTGAATACTAAATGTCTTTTTTACTATATAAGTAATGCTTTTATTTCACTTGAAGACGATGCAGCATAGCTTCTTTTGCTTTGTGTTCCAAGGTGTCATCAAGTGGTACAAGATCCGTTAAAGCAACATCTGGATTTTTTGCTTTTAAAGCTTTATAAATAATGAAATCTGCTATTTCTGGATTTTTTGGAAGCAGTGGACCATGCATATAGGTTCCAAGAACCTGTCCATTATAAAAGCCTTCTTGTTTTGCGCCAAAACAGTTTCCATGTCCACTTAATACATTTCCTAGAGGAGATGACACATTGCGTGTCTGTCCTCCATGATTTTCAAATCCAACAGCAACGATTTCTCTTCCATCAAGATTGCATTTAATTGCGATGTTTCCAATGCAGCGAGACCCATTATCTCCTGTTTCTGTATAGTAATCAAACAATTTTAAACCTTCAATTTTTTTATTGTCAGCACTAATATAGTATTGACCAAACAGCTGGTACCCACCACAAATCAGCAAAGCAAAAGTCCCTTGGTTCAATGCTTGCTTGATGTTTTCTTTGCGTGATAATAAATCCTCTATCAGCATCATCTGCTCTTTATCTGCTCCCCCACCTAAAAAAAGCAGATCATATTGTGTTAAGTCTTTTTCTTCTCCAATTCCCAAAGTATCAATTGTACAGGATATTCCACGAGCTTCACATCGTTTCTTAAGTACCATCATATTTCCCTTGTCACCATATAAATCCATAATATCATGGTACATCCAGCAAATTTTAATTTCCATTAGCTTTCCCTCCTCAAAAGTTTTCTTGTAGGCTGTAAAGCTGTATAAGTAGCAATCGCATACATTGTCATATCACAGCGCAATAAATCATTTACGGCGTCTTCTAAATTTTCAATGACAGTTAAATCTTTTTCCCATCCAGCATATTTCAAACGTAAAGCCATATCATAGGCTCTTGTTCCACTTGTGATGATTTTACTTGTTTCATCATTTAAAAGTTTTTCAAAGAAAGTATCGTAGATCCATGAAACATCCCTACCATCCTGTGCATGATCATTTAATACGATAAGAATTGTTTTCTTTCTATGATCTTCTTCAATAACTTTCATAACCTCATTTGCACCAGTTGGGTTTTTTACAAGGTTTAAGATAAGATCATGACCTTTATATTCCATTTTTTCATTTCTTCCATCAGGAACAACAATTGTTGTAAATGCCTGTTCAGCAAATTTTAATGGAATAGCAAACTTTTTCGCAACACATAAAACGGCCATGCAGTTATACATAGTATATAAGCCGCCTTGTGGCGCATGGAACACATTTTGTTCATAAATGAACTCCCGTTTTTCAATGTCTTTTACTGTACCGCATACATCCATTGCTGGTGTTTTAAAATCGCAGTTTGTACAGTGAAATTCTCCAATATGAGAGTATTGATAATACTGGTATTTTAAACGGTTTGCACATCGTGGGCAGAATTTCCCTTCACTGGCTTCTTTTGTTGCAGATGAACTGGTAATACATTTATGCATACCAAAATACATGGCAGCTGCTTGTGGCGCCTTGTCTTTTAATCGTACAACATTTGGATCATTTCCATTTAAAATCAAAGTCCCTTTAAAATCCGGGATTGCTGCTTCAACTTTGGAAATAAGCTGTTCCATTTCTCTTGCTCTGTCAAGCTGATCTCGAAAGAAGTTTGTAACGACCAATGCAGTAACTGGCAAGCTTTTTATAATATAAGGAATGTTTAATTCATCAACTTCCAAAACAATGGCATCTGCGTGAATTTTTCCTGTAAGTGTAGAAGCACATAAAAGAGAAGTAGTGATACCTGCTCGAAGATTATCACCTTTGCGATTGCTTATTACCTTATCTTTCTTCTGCTCAAACATTTCAACAATCATATTGCTTGTACTGGTTTTTCCATTTGTTCCAGTCACAAGAATGACAGGACATGTGATTTTTAGTTTACATAAAACATCATTACATATCTTTAATCCTAACTGACCTGGCAAAGAGCCGCCTCGATGTATTAGATGTAAAAGAAAAGCAGATAGCTTTGTTATAAATATGGCAATGCTTTTCATGGTATTCCTCCTTGTATTTTTCATTTTTCAAATTCCTTATTTATTATACATGAAATACCATTGTTTTTATATATTGGGGAATATATTTTACGAAAAAATAAGGAACTTTTTCACTGATTTACAGTTGTAAAATTTTCCCTTCCCTTTCTTGACACTCTCTTTTTAAAAACCTATAATTAATAGGTAAGAAATGTGAAAACTCACTTTCTTATTTCCAAGAGAACAAATGGAGGATGAACAAATGAAAGAGTTAGAAATGCTTTACGAAGGAAAAGCAAAAAAAGTTTTTGCAACTGAAAATCCAGATATGGTAATCGTGGATTACAAGGATGATGCAACTGCTTTTAACGGTTTAAAAAAAGGAACAATTGTTGGTAAAGGTGTTGTTAACAATAAGATGACAAACTTCTTGTTCCAGAAACTGGAAGAAAAAGGAATTCATACACACTTTATTGAAGAATTAGATGATCGTAAAACACTTGTTAAAAAAGTGGATATTGTGCCTTTGGAAGTTATCATACGTAATAAGGTAGCAGGAAGCTTTGCAAAACGTATGGGATTAGAAGAAGGAACAGAGTTGAAATGTCCTATTCTTGAATTCAGCTATAAAAATGATGATTTAGGAGATCCTATGATCAATACATATATGGCTTTGGCTGTAGGAATTTCTACAAAAGAAGAAATTGAAACAATTACAAATATGGCATTTAAAGTTAATGAAGAACTGAAAAAAATCTTTGCTGCTGCAGATATTGAGTTGATTGACTTTAAATTGGAATTTGGACGTTATAAAGATGAAATTGTTCTGGCAGATGAAATCTCTCCAGATACATGCCGTTTTTGGGACATTCATACACACGATCATTTAGATAAAGACCGTTTTAGAAGAGATCTTGGAAATGTAGAAGATGCATACCATGAAGTTTACAAACGTTTAGGTATTAAATAAGTTATAGAAAGGAATATCTTATGTACGATCGATACGAAAGTCCACTTGGACTTAGATATGCCAGCAAAGAAATGCAGGGCATTTTTTCTCAGGATAAAAAATTCAAGACTTGGAGAAAACTTTGGATTGCACTTGCGCAAAGTGAAAAAGAACTAGGCTTGGATATTACACAGGAACAGATTGATGAGTTGATTGCTCATAAAGATGATATTAACTATGATGTGGCAAAAGAACGTGAAAAAATCGTTCGTCATGATGTTATGAGTCATGTATATGCTTATGGTACACAATGCCCTAATGCGAAAGGAATCATTCATCTTGGAGCTACTTCCTGCTATGTAGGAGATAATACAGATTTAATTGTAATGTATGAAGCATTGGAACTTGTAAAAAACAAACTGGTCAATGTACTGGCAGCGCTACAGAAATTTGCATTGGAATATAAAGACTTGCCTACTTTGGCATTTACACACTTTCAGCCTGCACAGCCTACAACATTAGGAAAACGTGCAGCTATTTGGGCACAGGATCTTCAGCTTGATTATGAAGAAATCTGCTGGCTGTTAGAAAATAAAAAGCTGCTTGGATGCAAAGGTACAACAGGTACACAGGCAAGCTTTATGGAACTGTTTGATAATGATACTGATAAAGTAAAAAAACTGGATCAGCTAATTGCAGAAAAAATGGGATATAGTGAATGCTACCCTGTTTCCGGGCAGACATATTCTCGTAAGATTGATTCAAGGATTTTGAATGTATTAAGTTCCATCGCTCAAAGTGCACATAAATTTTCTAATGACATTCGTCTTCTTCAGCATTTAAAAGAGGTTGAAGAGCCGTTTGAAAAAGGTCAGATTGGTTCCAGCGCGATGGCTTATAAACGTAATCCAATGCGAAGTGAACGTATGGCTTCATTGGCAAATTATGTAATTGCAGATACATTGAATCCAGCAATTACTGCAGCTACACAGTGGTTTGAACGTACATTAGATGATTCAGCTAATAAACGCATTAGCATTCCGGAAGGCTTCCTTGCGGTAGATGGTATTTTAGATTTATATTTGAATATTACAGATGGTTTGGTTGTTTATCCAAAAGTAATTCAATCTCACTTAATGAAAGAACTTCCTTTTATGGCTACAGAAACAATTTTGATGGATGCTGTAAAAGCTGGTGGAGATCGTCAGGAACTTCATGAACGTATTCGTGTGCATTCTATGGCTGCTGGTAAAGTGGTAAAAGAAGAAGGAAAAGAAAATGATCTTCTAGAAAGAATTGCAAATGATGAAATGTTTGGAATGAATATGGAACAGCTGGAAGCTATTATGCACCCAAATAAATTTGTTGGACGTGCTCCTCAGCAAACGGAAGAATATTTCCATGACTTTATTTCCCCTATTCTTGAAAAAGAAAAAGATGCACTTGGAATGCATGCAGAAATAAACGTATAAATACATTAGATAAAATAGAAAAAGCTGGTGATGAAGAATCCCAGCTTTTTTAGATATAAGAATTACTTTTGATAATAACACTATGAAACACCGTATTTTACAAGTCTTTGAACATCACTTAATGAAATCATATGATAGAGTATATGAAAAATGATATTCCTAACACTAGTAGAATAATAGCAGTGCTTATGAAAAAATTATGTTTATATAATTTTTGTAATAAAGGTGAGTGTGGTCTTTTTCTAAGATATAACATTAATATAATATTCAAAATTAAAAAAGGAAAGATTGCTATGTTTAAAAAAGAAATAGGTATATCAAGAAAAAAATATAAAAACAAGATGTCACTAACAGGTTGGTATATAAAGTAATATAATATTTGGAATATTACTGGTCGAAGTTTTATCTTTCTTCTTTTTTTCAAATCTGATAAGACAATGTAATAACCTGTTGATAGAAGCAAAAACAATAAACCACATTCTATAGAAAGAAGAAGGATATCATATAGTGTATCTTCACGAAGAAAAAAGAATATTAAAAATAGCACGAGGAAATACACTATATCAAGTAAGATACACTTACGAAAATCTTTTCTTATATCAGAAATAACCTTATCATATAAACTATTCTCTAAATCTTTATCCATGCTTTTATCTATCAGTGGTAGAGGCGGCACTTTATCTTCATTATAGAAAATCGCAAAATCATTTGTTCTAAACAGAAAATCCCATCCCATAAGTTTACAGGAATCATAAAATTCTATATCAGGGAGAATTTCTCCAAATAAATATATATCATAATGAATGTTTTTACTATTTGTTTCTATAAACGTCCAGATATTATCAGATTCACTAATACCATTTATTTTTAAACCCTGTTTTGCTTTTTCATTTAGAAAATCTATTATTTCACTTTTTTCAAAAGGAAAATAATCAATTAAGTATTCTTCTATTTTCATATACAGACTCCCCTTTAATTTATATTGATTCAATCTCTTTTCCATCATCCAATTGGTTTTTTAAAGCTTCATATTCTTCTTTTAACAGTTCTTTTCCCTTCTCTGTGATAATATAGTATTTTTTTCTTTCTAAACTTCTTGTGGCACGTATGATGCCTTCTTTTTCAAATCTTGCGAGTAAGGTATATAAAGTTCCTGTTCCTACTTTTACCCGGCCTTTAGAAATCATTTCAATATCATGCATCATAGCATATCCATGATTTTCTTCTAATAAAGTTAATAACAAATAATACATTGGTTCACTTAATCGTTGTAATTGATCTCTAGCCACTTATAACATCTCCTATCCATATATGTCGAGTGTCGTCATATATAATATATCAAAAATTCTCACTATGTCAATACTCGACATATGGGGCGTAAAAAAAAGAAATGTCTTTTGACATTTCCCTATTTCATTAACATATTATGAATGTAGATGTTACAGTTTCTTTCAGGACCTACCGATACCATAGAAATTCTTGTTTTACAAAGTTCTTCAATTCTTCGCAAGTATTTCTTTGTGTTTTCTGGAAGCTCTTCATATGTTTTCATGGTCGAGATATCTTCTTTCCAACCTTCAAGCTCTTCATAAATTGGTTTTGCTTTCTTTAGGTCTTCCATGTTAGAAGGAATGTAGTCATAACGTTTTCCATCTATTTCATAAGCCACACAAAGTTTTATTTTGTCTAAACCACTTAATATATCTAATTTTGTAATTACTAAATCTGTTAGTCCATTGATCATGGCAGCATGTTTTACTACATTTACATCCATCCATCCACATCTTCTAGGACGTCCTGTAGTTGCGCCATATTCTCCACCTTTTTCACGCAGCCATTCTCCCATTTCATCATGAAGCTCACTTACAAAAGGGCCTTCTCCTACTCTAGTTGAATAAGCTTTCGCAATCCCAATGATAACATCAAGTTTTTTAGGTGAAACACCAGCCCCAGTACATACACCGGCAGATGTAGGAGAACTGCTTGTAACATATGGGTAGTTTCCATAGTTAATATCCAGCATGGCAGCTTGCGCACCTTCAAATAGTACCTGTTTGTTTTCATCTAATGCATTGTTTACTTCGATCTGAGCATTAATAATTCTTGGAACTAATTTTTCACGTATCTGTGCAAATTGCTCGACAAGCTCTTCAAATACAAAACCTTCATCATGATAAACATTTTTAAACAAAATATTTTTTTGTTCCAGTGCATGTTTTAATTTTACTTTAAAACTTTCAAAATCTAATAAATCTCCCATGCGTATTCCAAATCTTGAATATTTATCTGCATAACAAGGTCCAATACCTCGTTTTGTTGTTCCTATACGCTGCTCTTTTAGACTTTCTTCGATTAATGCATCTAAACGTACATGGTATGGCATAATGATATGGGAACAGTCTGAAATTTTAACATGTCCAGTGTCCATTCCTTTTTCTTCTAAGGAAGCAATTTCTTTCAAAAAGACAAAAGGATCAACAACTACTCCTGGACCAATGATACAAGTAGCTTGCTGTAAAACGCCACTTGGCAATAAATGCAAGACGACTTTATCATCGTTAACAACGACTGTATGTCCTGCGTTATTACCACCTTGAAAACGGACAACATAATCCATTTCAGAACCAAGA encodes:
- a CDS encoding PadR family transcriptional regulator: MARDQLQRLSEPMYYLLLTLLEENHGYAMMHDIEMISKGRVKVGTGTLYTLLARFEKEGIIRATRSLERKKYYIITEKGKELLKEEYEALKNQLDDGKEIESI
- a CDS encoding adenylosuccinate synthase, giving the protein MPGYVVVGTQWGDEGKGKVVDYLGSEMDYVVRFQGGNNAGHTVVVNDDKVVLHLLPSGVLQQATCIIGPGVVVDPFVFLKEIASLEEKGMDTGHVKISDCSHIIMPYHVRLDALIEESLKEQRIGTTKRGIGPCYADKYSRFGIRMGDLLDFESFKVKLKHALEQKNILFKNVYHDEGFVFEELVEQFAQIREKLVPRIINAQIEVNNALDENKQVLFEGAQAAMLDINYGNYPYVTSSSPTSAGVCTGAGVSPKKLDVIIGIAKAYSTRVGEGPFVSELHDEMGEWLREKGGEYGATTGRPRRCGWMDVNVVKHAAMINGLTDLVITKLDILSGLDKIKLCVAYEIDGKRYDYIPSNMEDLKKAKPIYEELEGWKEDISTMKTYEELPENTKKYLRRIEELCKTRISMVSVGPERNCNIYIHNMLMK